The DNA segment GATGGTGGCGCCGCGCCAGGCATAGATCGCCTGGTCGTCGTCGCCCACCGCGGTAAACAAGGGTTTCTTGCCGACGCCGGTCACAAGGAGCTTCACCAGTTCGTACTGGCAAGTGTTGGTATCCTGGTATTCGTCCACCAGCAGGTAACGCAGTTTGCGTTGCCAGCGGTCGCGCACGGCTTCATTGCTCTTGAACAGTTCCACCGGCAAGCGGATCAGGTCATCGAAGTCGACGGCCTGGTACGCCGCCAGCGTGGCGACATAGCTGCGGTAAATGCGCCCGGCCTGCGCTTCCTCTTCGGTGACGGCATTTTTGATGGCGTCGTCGGGGCTGACCAGGCCATTCTTCCACAGCGACATGGCGTTCTGGATGCGCCGCACTTCCTGCTTGTCGGTGGTAATCGCCAGGTCTTGCACCAGCGAAAAACAGTCGTCGCTATCCATGATGGAAAAGCGGTCCTTCAAGCCCAGTTCGCGGGATTCACGGCGCAGGATATTCACGCCCAGCGAGTGGAAGGTCGAGACAGTGAGCTGCTTGGCATGGCGCGGCTCTTTGAGCTGCTTGGCCAGGCGTTCCTGCATTTCGGTGGCAGCCTTGTTGGTGAAGGTCAGCGCAGCGATGTTGCGGGGGTCGTAGCCGCGGTCCTCGATCAGGTGCGTGATCTTTTGCGTGATCACGCGCGTCTTGCCCGAGCCGGCGCCCGCCAGCACCAGGCAAGGACCATCAAGGTATTTGACCGCTTCGCTTTGCGGGGCGTTCAGGCCGAAAGAAGGGGGATGGGACATGCGACAAACCGAGGAAAGAGCAGCGCCACATTGTAGCAGTGCACCGCCACCGATTTGCCGGCACGAAAAATTAAATGCCGCGCGGGCACGACAACCGCCCTAAATGCCCCTTTTGAGCGGAAGCGAGGCGGTCGCCGTGTTGTCAATACGCAAGGCCGCGGCACGTACCAGGCGCAGTTGCCCCGGTTCCTCGGCCCGCAGGTTCAGGTTGGCGCGAACCCAGCGCTTGTGCTGTTCCTTCCAGTGGCGCAAGAGGGTCGCGGGATAATGCGCGCCCCGGTTGCGGCTGGTGGTTTCGGCGCACTTGGCGCACAGGAAAATGGCATTGTCGATGGCCTTGCGCTGGTTGCCGTTCATGGCAGCATCATGGCGCGGGCCGCCTTCGGCACCGCAAATGGCCACTGCGCGGCCGCGGTAAGTCACCTTGCTTGCCTCGTCACCCACCAGGCGCAAGGTCAGGCAACGGCACTCGGGATTGCTGCAAATGTAGGCAGCGCGCTGCGCCAGCGCGGTTTTGACCGATTTGGAAAAGTCGATGGCTGTCATGGTGCGTCCCCGAAATGTGTTCTTGTCTTGCGGCAGGCACACGCCTGCAACGATTTACGCTTTCTTCTCCGTCATGCCTTGATTGTGTGCAGAACATCGTGGGGCGTTGCGAGGAGAATAAGGATCGTCGCCTGGTGCAGATGGTAGCGCCGCACTGCACTGGTGCACATCCCATAAATATGGGAGAAAACCTAAAAAAACTCCCTGATAGGGTCGCCTCATGGAAAATTCCACCGCAACCGCCAGCCAGGACACTGCGCCAGCGCAGGAATTACTGCTGGAGGTGGGCCATTCCCTGCTCAAGGGGGAAACCTGGGAAGGCGTCTTCAACCATCCCGGCCGCGCCTGGCATTCACTGTATATTGCCTATACGCACGACAAGCTGGGGACCCCGGACCAGGTCGAGGGGGTATTTTTTGCCGAAAACGAAGCCGAGGCGCTGGCCGAACAGGTGGCGCGCGACTATGCCGGCAACCAGCCCTGGCAGCGGCCGTTCTACAAGTTCAAGGTGGCGAACTGGCCGCTTGGCGCCCTGGCCATCCGTAATGCGCGCGACAGCTTCCATCGGGGCGTCGTGCGCCAGGTGGTGGGCCTGATCAAGCAAGCCCTGCAACGCCACGGCAAGCTGCCGCGCAGCGCGGCCGCCGTGACAGTCGGCGCAGGCAGTGCGGCAACGCTGCCCGCCTACATCGATGCCAGCGGCCGACGCATCGTGCTGTGGGAGGATTGCAGCGATGCCGCCACCGCCGAGGACTCCGTGGTCTTTGCCACCTGCGGCAAAACACGCCTTTGTGGCCTGATGAATGGTTGCGGCGAGATTCTTGTGCCGCCGGCCTTCCAGGATGTGGCGCCGCTGCGTCAGGGGCTGGCAGTGGCAGTCAAGCAGGGCAAGTACGGCTATATCGATGCGGACGGCAATGTGGCCGTGCCGTTCATGTATGAAGATGCCGCCGACTGTTGCCAGGATCTCTTGCTGGTCAAGAGCGATGGCCTGTGGGGGGCGCTCGACCGCGATGGCCAGGAAGTGATTGCGCCACGCTTCGCGGCGCTGGAGCACGACGTGGGCAACGAAGCCTTGCGCGCGGTCCTGGACGGCCGGCATGGCTACCTGTCGTTAAGCGGCGAACTCATGGCCGGCTATAGCGAGCAGCCGCTGCTGCTGGCCGAGCAAGCCTTCGCCGGCGAACGCGCCGTCTTCATTGCCCGGGAAACGCCGCCAGAGGCCGACACCGGCGCACCGCGCCAGATTCTTGTGGACGCATTGGGCCGGCCCTGCGGCGACCAGCACTTTGCCGCCATCACCTATGGTGCGCACGACGATGGCTTGTTGCCTGCCTGCGCCGGCGATGCCCAGGGCATGCGCCACGGTTATATCGGCCTGCACGGCGAAACCGTGATCGGCTTCCGCTTTGCCGCTGCCGAAAGCTTTTCCGAAGGACTGGCCGCTGCCGCCGACATGGCCGCCCCCGCCTGCTATGGTTACATCGACCGGCGCGGCAACTGGGCGATTGCGCCGCGCTTCGATTATGCCGGCACATTCCACCATGGACTGGCCGTGGCAAGTTCCGGCGCGCCAGCGCCAGGATGGCGCGAGCGCCTGCATGCATTGATACGGAACTGGCGCCCGGCGCCGGCCAAGGACGCGCCACTGCGCCGCTATGGGTATATCGACCGGCGTGGCCACTATGTCATTGCGCCGCGCTACCTCGAAGCGCGGGCCTTCAGCGAAGGCCTGGCGCCGGTGCGCACGGAACGCGGCTGGTGTTACATCGATACCTGCGGCGTGCCGGTGACACCCGATTACTACCAGGAAGCCGGTCCCTTCAAGCGCGGGGTGGCGCGCATCGGCCGCCGCTTCGATGGCCCCATGCGCTTTGGCCTGGTCGATAGCGGCGGGCGCGAAATCATTCCGCCACGCTTCGAGCGTCTATCCTACCCGCAGCGCGGCATGGTCACGGCGCGCGACGAATTCGGCCTGTGGGGCTGCTTTACCCTGTACGGCAACATCGTCGCGCCCTTCATTTACCGCCAGGCGCATGACCTGCAAGTGGCGCTGGCCGCACGCGGCCGCACCCAGGTTACCTAGGCTGGGCCAGGTCCATGGTCCAGTAATTGCGATAGGAAGAAGCATCGTTCTTTACGCAAGCCACGCCGACTTCGGTAAAGTTCTTGCTCATCAGGTTGGCGCAGTGGCCGGGGCTGTTGACCCATGCCGTCATCACCTGCGCCACGCTGGTCTGGCCGGCGGCAATATTTTCACCGGCAGCCAACCACGCATAGCCGGCGTTGGTGATGCGCTGGCTGAAGCTGCGGCCATCCAGGCTGGTATGCGAAAAATAATTTTTCGCGGCCATGTCGGCCGAATGGCCAGCGGCGGCATTGAACAGCTTGTCGTTCCACTTCACTGGCGGCGCAGCGGCATAGGTCAGCGAACCGCAGGCGCGCGCGCTGGCGCGGATTTCGTTAATGCGGGTCAAAAGCTCCTGCTGGAAATTGCCCAGGCCGCAGGTTTGCGCGGCCGGCAAGGCGGCGCCCGATGCCAGCGTGGTGGTGGTGGTCGTGGCAACGGTGGCAATCGTGGTTGTCGTGGCCGCGCGCGTGGTGGTCGTCGCAGCTGCTGTGGTCGTCGTACTTGGCCTGGTCGTCGTCGTCGCCGCAAGCGTCGTTGTCGTGCGCGCAGGATTACGACTGAACAGGCTGGCGAAATCGGACCAGTTGTAGCTGGCGGCATAAGATTGGCTGGCGCCAAGGGCGCACAGCGCACCCATTAGGGCGAGGGCATGGGTATGGCGTTTCAAGATCAGTCTCCCTGGTCAAACATGCATATGGTTAATTGCCCGTCCGACATTCATGTATCGGTTTAGCAAGCCCGCCGCGCTGCGGCTGGCTCTGACACTGACATTGCCAAAGGTCAACAAGTTCCAAGACGAAAATATTTATTGGCTATTCCCCATGCCAGCAAAGCCGCTCTACATCGGCGCGCCGATTGCATTACACTTGCCGAATTCGCCTTGCTGACTGCCGCACATGAAATTTCACCACCTCATCGAAATCAACGATCCGAAAAATCCCCTGGTGCCTTTTCTGAGCCGGGCGCAGCTCTGGTACGGGTTGGTCTTGCGCGCAGAATCACCGACCTTGTTCATGGCGCATCTCGACCAGTGCACCCTGCTGGATCGCACGGCGGAAGGCGTGTCACGCGAGTTGCGTTATGGCACGTTGGTCATTCGCGACCGGGTGCATTTTTCGCCGCAAGTAGAGGTCCTGTATGAAGTGCCGGCACAGGGAGACATTGCCGCCTCGCGCATGACCATGCGCATCGAGGAACCGACGCCGGAAGCGTTTTTCGTGCGTTTCGATTACGAGGAAGGCTCGCCCGATGCGCACGATGCGATGACGGATTTCTACAATGAATTCCGCCGCTCGGCCTATCACGAGGCCGACGTGGAAACCATCCGCACCATCCGCCGCCTGGCCGAAGAAGGCCGGCTGGATCGCCTGCCAAGCTGAAGCGGCAGTACCATGAAATGGCGGGCAGCCGTGCCACGCACGACTGCCCGCCAAAGTGCTGCCCGACGTAATACGGTTTAGCGGGTCGCGCGTTCCCAGCCATACCGCACTGCATTCTTGGCTTTTTCCCACGGCGTTGCCGCGCCATAGTGCGATTCCCAGTCCGCATGCACGTCTTCCTCGGCTTCATCCCAGGGATGTCCACGGAAGCGCTCGTCGGCCGCGACACTGGAGCCATACTGATACGCCGGCGCATAATCCTCGAATTTGCCACTGTTGCCATACGTCGTCTGGAAGTGCCGGCGGTATTCATCATCGTTGTCCAGCATCTCGGTGCCGGTGCGTCCCGTCGCACCGAGCTGTTCGACTTCAACGTCCGTGCGCCGCACAGTATCGCGAATATCCTGGGTCCTGTCGCGCGACTCCTTGCTGACAACCACTTCTTCGACGACGCGCGCAGTCTTGCCAACGACTGCCTCTTCCGACGTTTCCCGCATTTCGAAAGAGCCTTCCTGCAGCCCGCTCAATTCGGCTTCGCTGGCCTGGCGGTCCACTGGGCGCCGTTCCACATTTACCCGCTCCTCGTGCAGGTTCACCGACTCATTGACCGGGGTTTCGCTAACCCGCTGGAACACCCGCACGCCGCCACGCTCGACTACGCGCTTGCCGACCTGCAGTGCTTCCTGCACCACGGGAATGGTCGCACCCGCGGCGATGCCGCCCGTGGCAGCCTGGCGCCGCTGCAAGTCGTTCTCTCTCATGCTCGCCTGGGTGGCCGTCGTGCGGGCAGTATCGTCCAGACCGCTGCCTGTCGCTGCGCCGGTCGAGTAATAGCGGTGCTCTTCCTCGATTTCGCTATCGCTCAAGGCTGGCGCCGCTTCATCGTAGCGTGACCAGCCACGGCTCTTCCACTGCGCGGCGCGTTCATCGATATCGATTGCGCCGAAGCGGTTCATCACCTGGGTCGCCTGTGTCAGTTCCGTGTCATCGCTGGCATGCACCGTCAAGAGATAATGTCCGCGGCGCACGGCTTCCGAATAGACATCGGCATGCTCGCTGTAGTCGTCGTTACCGCCGAACAGATTGTGAAAGAAATTGCGGATGCCGGAGCCGAATGACTGGTCCTCGCTTGCGGTTGTCGTGCCCGTCGCACTCAGCGAGGTCTGGCGCGCATTGGGCGATTCTTCCTCAGGTGAAAGCTGAAGATCGGTACGATCGAAGCCGTTGGCAAGCAATTCATTGTAGGCGCCTTGCGCCTGGGTGTAGTTCTGGTACACACCCACCACAGTATTAGCCATGATGTTCTCCTGTAATAGAGGTTGCCGGGCAAAATCGCCAGGAATATTGTCGTCCCGCTTAGGGTCTTGTGACGGCGATGGAGTTCCCGGTGGCGGCCCGTCGCCTTCAGGGTTTTCATCGAACCGTTCGACCTGGACCTCATACGACTTGACGACGACAGATTGCGGCGCGCGCCTGTCCCGTTGATGCCTGGTAATGCGCACCTCTTCCTTCAGGCGCAAGCGTCGCTCGACCACCAGGACTTCTTCGAGCACGGGCACGATAAAGGTATCGCCCTCCTGGCGCGGCACGGGCGGGGCCGCGCTGTCGACCATCGTGCCCACCGGGACACGAACGACTTCCACCGTTTCCTCGCGCAAGGGTTCATCCACAACTTGCGTGTGTTCCACCGTATGGCGTTGCACGCGCACGCCTCGCCCGCTATCAATTGTGCGTTTGCTGACTTCGATGCGCTCCTGCACAACCGGCAGGCTAGTTGCCTCGACCGCGTTGCCGGCGACATCGTGTGCCCGTGTGGCGGCAGCCACCCCTGCAGGGCGTTCTGGAAATGCATTGTTGGGATTCATCGCAATTCGGGAAGCCTGGGACTTCGCTGCAAAAACAGGAAAGCATGGGATGCAATAAACAAGCCTGGCACCGGGCCGGCGCTCTGCTGTCTTATCGGGCTGATCGCCGGTTGCGGCCGCAGCGTGTTTTACGCGCAGCAGGGTAAAAATTACCGGCTCTCCAGCGTCTTGGCGGGACGCTCTTCTTCCTCGAACTAATTCCAGTGTTCAGGCTCTTACTCAATGGGAATCATTGTCTGTTTCTGAAGGAGCGAGCCATGAGCAACATCATTGCCGGTCGTTTCGATCAACAAGCTATGGTCGAAGAAGCGCGGGCGGAATTTCTGCGCGCCGGTTTTGCCGAAGAGCAGATCACCAGCTTCTATGTCAATCCCCCGGGCCAGCACGACCTCACGCCGATCGGCGGCGATGAAGTGGAATCGCATGGCGCTGAGCATAGCAGGCATGGCATCAGCCGCGGCGGGCTCGCCGGCGGCGCCGTCGGTGCTGCCCTTGGCGCCACCACCATACCCGTGCTGGGGCCGGTCGGTCCCATGGTTGGCGCCCTGGTGGGCGCCCATGTCGGCGACCTGGCAGGCTCGCTGTCGGAGATGGATGACGATGGCAACAGCGCCCCCTTTCGCCACGCTGGCATGATGCTGGCGGTACTGGCCCCCGACCCGGATGCAGAAGACCGCGCCATCCGCCTGCTGCATGCATTGCACGCCCAGGATATCGAACGCGCCCAAGGCACCATCGCCAATGGCGACTGGGCGGATTTCAATCCGCTGCAGCCTCCCGCACTGGTGGACTTGCATTAGACGCCGATACCAGCCGCCAGCGGCGCGACCGAGGCAAGGTTTCTAGATATCGACCGGATCGACTTCGAGCGACCATTTGACGCGTGGCCTGATCTCGCGCAGCAGCGGCAGCCAGTCATTCAGGAATGCCTGCAATGCCGGACGCGAACCGGACTCCACCAGCAGTTGCGCCCGCTCGACATTGGCGACCCGGGTCATCGACATCGGAATCGGGTCGTGGATGGTGATGCCCGGATATTCCAGAAGCTGGCTCGAGGCATGCAGGAATTCCAGCGCCAGCTGCAGTTCGCGCGCTTCCGCGCGCAACAGCGCCTGGAAGATAAATGGCGGCAAGTCGGCCTGGCCACGCTCTTCCAGCTGGCCCTGGGCAAAGCGCTCGTAGTCATGTGCCATCAACGCGCCATACAGGGGATGCTGCGGATAGCGTGTCTGGATCCACACTTCGCTGGGGCTGCCATCCGCCTTTTGCGCGCGCCGCCCGGCGCGCCCTGCCACCTGCATCAATTGCGCAAACAGGCGTTCTGCGGCGCGGTAATCCTGCGAAAACAGCGCCGTATCCGGATTGAGCACGCCCACCAGCGTCAGGTTCTGGAAATCGTGCCCCTTGGCCACCATCTGCGTGCCCACCAGGATATCCACCTCGCCCTGGTGCACCGCGCTGAACGCCGCTTGGGCGCTGCCTTTCAAGCGCGTCGAATCGGCATCGATGCGCAGGATGCGCGCTGTCGGGAACATCTGCTGCAAACCCTCTTCCACGCGTTGCGTGCCCCTCCCCAGAGGCTGCAGGTCGACATCGCCGCAGGTCGGGCAATTGCGCGGGATGCGCATCTCGCAGCTGCAATGGTGGCAGCGCAGGCGGTGGTCCAGCTTGTGCAAGACCATGTAGGCGCTGCAATGCGCGCAATTGCTGATCCAGCCGCACGCCTCGCAGGCGATCACCGGTGCATAGCCGCGCCGGTTCAGGAAGAGCAGCGATTGCTCGCCGCGCTCGAGCCGCAGCTTCAGCGCCTTGACCAGGGTGGCGGTCAGCCCGCCCGTCGGCTTGTCGCGCTCCATGTCGATCAGGCGCACCTTCGGCAGCACGGCGTCGGGCACGGCCCGCTCGCGCAACTCCAGCTTGCGGTAGCGCCCTGATTGCACATGTTGCCAGGATTCCAGCGAAGGCGTGGCCGACCCCAGTACCACGGGAATGCCGAGCTGGTGCGCCCGCCACACGGCCAGGTCGCGCGCCGAATAGCGCAAGCCTTCCTGCTGCTTGTAGGACGGGTCGTGCTCTTCGTCGACCACCAGCAGCTTGAGGTGCGGCAACGATGCCAGGATCGCCAGGCGCGTGCCCAGCACGATTTGCGCGCGACCATGGTGTGCCGACAGCCAGTGCGCCAGGCGCTCGCCCTCGGCCAGGCCGCTGTGCAGCATCGCAATCGCCAGGTGCGGAAAACGCGCCTGCACGTTGGCCAGCCATTGCGGCGTCAGGTTAATCTCCGGCACCAGGATCAGCACTTGCGAGGGCGCCTCTTCCGGCTGCGCCCGCGCCAGGATGCGTGCGGCCGCCTGCAGGTACACCTCGGTCTTGCCGCTGCCGGTGACGCCATACAGCAGGAAGGGCGCAAATCCTGCGGCGCCGGCAATCGCGTCCACCGCGGCTTGCTGCGGCGGGTTCAGGCATGGTGCGGCAGGCACTTCGGGCACCACGGCCGCTTCCTCAAGGGCCATGTCGCTCGCCGCAACCGCCACAACGGCAACCTCTGCATCGGCCGTTTTTGCGCGCGCCCGGGCTGCTCTGGATGCCTTTGCCGGTACCTGCGCCGTCACCGGCGTGTGCAATTTTTTCAGGGCCTTGTCCAGCGCCGTGGTCTTTATGGCGCGCAAGTTTTTCGGCAAGCCCGGCACCGCCACCTCGCCCAGCGGCCGATGGTAATAATCGGCAGCGAACTGGCACAAAGCCAGCCAGGCCCGTGACAACGGCGGAATCTGCACGTGCACTGCCAGCGCATCCTTGAGCTTTTCCGGCGACACCTCGCTGTGTTCGCTCACTGCGACGATGACCCCCACCACTTCGCGGCGACCGAACGGCACAATGGCCAGATGTCCCGGCTGGGGCAGCGCCCCCGCCCCTGTGACAAGTTGCCAACGATAATCGAAACAACTGTCAAGTGGTGTATCGAGTGCAATTTTGAGGATGCAGTGTTCCACGCAGTTAAAGTGATTCTTTAATAATGAAGCTAAGCGGCGGTTTCATAAGCGTTTTTTCAACTATCCACAGATACTGTGGATAACTTTGTGGACAAGCCATGCTTGACACCCGCAAGTACCAGTATTTATGCGGGTTTCAACAAACTGCTCATTCGGAGGGCAAAAATATTTTCCTTTAAAATCAACGACTTGCTTTCTGAGCTTTGATGCAGGAAATTATTTTCGGCAAATAATTTATGTTGCTCCGCAACATGGCAGGTTTGTGAATAAGTTGAAGGGGGTGGCCCTTTTTTGGCGAATGTGAAGAACAAAAAATATTCATATCGTCAAGTAATTCATTCTTGCCATGCCACATTGGCTACTTAAGGTAAAACATCAATTTTTCGCCTAAGTACTGATTCCAAAAGGCTTTTTCATTCTATTCACATTACCTGTGGATAACTTTGTGGACAAAATCCTCTTGACAGGCGGAAAGCCGCAGAATGACGGGGTTTTCTGCAATCTTTCCTGTTGCCAACCAAAATTTCCATCCCTTACAAATCAATGACTTACGAAAATTGCCTTGCGAAAAATCATTTAGTAAAATAAATTTTTTTACCTAAGGAAATTTACTCACATTCTGTGAATAAGTGCATGCAGCGCCCCAAAATAGTTCCTGCATGCACTATTAAGGACAGCCTTATCCAGGCTGGCGCAGCGCCCGGCTTTGTTCGTGCACGGCCTCGACCAGCACGGCCACCGACTCCGGCGGCGTGAATTGCGAAATGCCATGGCCGAGGTTGAAGACATGGCCATTCCCCGGCGCGCCGAAGGATTGCAAGAGCTTGCCAACTTCCGCCTGGATTTGCGCGGGGCTGGCGAACAGCACGTTGGGGTCGAGGTTGCCCTGCAAGGCCACCTGCGCACCCACGCGCGCACGCGCCTGCCCGAGGTTGACGGTCCAGTCCAGGCCGACGGCGTCGGCGCCGATGCCGGCAATCTGCTCCAGCCACAGTCCGCCGCCCTTGGTAAACACGATGCTGGGGATGCGCACGCCATTGTGCTCGCGCTTCAGGTTAGCCCATACCTCGCGCAGGTACGCCAGCGAAAACGCCTGGTAGGCGCCATCGGCCAGCACGCCGCCCCAGGTATCGAACACCATCACGGCTTGCGCGCCCGCCTCGATCTGCGCATTCAGGTAAGTCGCCACCGCCTGGGCATTGGTCTTGAGGATATGGTGCAGCAGGTCCGGGCGCTGGTACAGCATGGTCTTGATGGTACGGAAGTCATCCGAGCCGCCGCCCTCGACCATGTAGCACGCCAGCGTCCAGGGGCTGCCGGAAAAGCCGATCAGCGGCACGCGGCCGTTCAATTCCGTCCGGATCTGCGTGACGGCGTCAAACACGTATTGCAGGCTGCCCGCCTCCGGCAGGCGCAGCGCCTTCACCGCCGCTTCGTCGCGCAGCGGGCGCTCGAACTTCGGCCCCTCGCCCTCGGCGAAATACAGGCCCAGGCCCATGGCATCGGGCACCGTCAGGATATCGGAAAACAGGATCGCCGCATCCAGCGGGAAGCGCTCCAGCGGCTGCAGCGTGACTTCGGTGGCGTAGTCGGGATTCTTTGCCAGCCCGAGGAAGGAGCCGGCGCGCTTGCGCGTGGCATTGTATTCCGGCAGATAGCGGCCAGCCTGGCGCATCAGCCACAGCGGCGTGTACTCGGTCGGCTGGCGCAGCAAGGCGCGCAGGAAGGTGTCGTTCTTGAGGGGTGCGAAGGAACTGGACATGGGCATCATCTGGCGGAATTGAATAACCCGCTATTATCGCCCAAGAGACGAGGGTTGCAGCGGAAATGGCGGATATCAGCAGGAATGTTCCCGTGATTGAGCACAGCGGGAACGGCGAATGCCAGACTTTTTTGCCAATAGATAAATACTTCCCTGCCCCGCCGTGACCAGCCCATGTCGTTCGGTTCAGGCAGTGGCTTCGATGTCAATCACCACGGCTGCCTCGTAGCGCTGCCAGCGCAACAGAATGGCAAATGGCCGCGTCCGGGTGGACGACTTGATTTGCTGCGTGTTGCCAAGGATGGTAATCGGCACGGAAATTTCAAGCCGGTCACCAAAATGCTGCCGGGCATTGCCGGATATGGTATTGGCCACCTCGCCTACAGCATCCAGCAGATTGGCTTCACAAGTATCCGGTTCCTGCAGGCGGATCAGCAACTCCCGCACCAGAATGCGGGGCGCCGAAAAATAGATACATCCCCGAAACTGGCCGGACAGGGTGATCAAGCCGGTGTAATCGAAGCGCGGTAAATCGGTTTCTGCAAGATACGCTGC comes from the Janthinobacterium sp. 17J80-10 genome and includes:
- a CDS encoding CAP domain-containing protein; the protein is MKRHTHALALMGALCALGASQSYAASYNWSDFASLFSRNPARTTTTLAATTTTRPSTTTTAAATTTTRAATTTTIATVATTTTTTLASGAALPAAQTCGLGNFQQELLTRINEIRASARACGSLTYAAAPPVKWNDKLFNAAAGHSADMAAKNYFSHTSLDGRSFSQRITNAGYAWLAAGENIAAGQTSVAQVMTAWVNSPGHCANLMSKNFTEVGVACVKNDASSYRNYWTMDLAQPR
- a CDS encoding chemotaxis protein CheX, coding for MATLRETELKIFIDAVTHYFLHLTSEPAEIRAAYLAETDLPRFDYTGLITLSGQFRGCIYFSAPRILVRELLIRLQEPDTCEANLLDAVGEVANTISGNARQHFGDRLEISVPITILGNTQQIKSSTRTRPFAILLRWQRYEAAVVIDIEATA
- a CDS encoding YsnF/AvaK domain-containing protein; protein product: MNPNNAFPERPAGVAAATRAHDVAGNAVEATSLPVVQERIEVSKRTIDSGRGVRVQRHTVEHTQVVDEPLREETVEVVRVPVGTMVDSAAPPVPRQEGDTFIVPVLEEVLVVERRLRLKEEVRITRHQRDRRAPQSVVVKSYEVQVERFDENPEGDGPPPGTPSPSQDPKRDDNIPGDFARQPLLQENIMANTVVGVYQNYTQAQGAYNELLANGFDRTDLQLSPEEESPNARQTSLSATGTTTASEDQSFGSGIRNFFHNLFGGNDDYSEHADVYSEAVRRGHYLLTVHASDDTELTQATQVMNRFGAIDIDERAAQWKSRGWSRYDEAAPALSDSEIEEEHRYYSTGAATGSGLDDTARTTATQASMRENDLQRRQAATGGIAAGATIPVVQEALQVGKRVVERGGVRVFQRVSETPVNESVNLHEERVNVERRPVDRQASEAELSGLQEGSFEMRETSEEAVVGKTARVVEEVVVSKESRDRTQDIRDTVRRTDVEVEQLGATGRTGTEMLDNDDEYRRHFQTTYGNSGKFEDYAPAYQYGSSVAADERFRGHPWDEAEEDVHADWESHYGAATPWEKAKNAVRYGWERATR
- a CDS encoding WG repeat-containing protein; the encoded protein is MENSTATASQDTAPAQELLLEVGHSLLKGETWEGVFNHPGRAWHSLYIAYTHDKLGTPDQVEGVFFAENEAEALAEQVARDYAGNQPWQRPFYKFKVANWPLGALAIRNARDSFHRGVVRQVVGLIKQALQRHGKLPRSAAAVTVGAGSAATLPAYIDASGRRIVLWEDCSDAATAEDSVVFATCGKTRLCGLMNGCGEILVPPAFQDVAPLRQGLAVAVKQGKYGYIDADGNVAVPFMYEDAADCCQDLLLVKSDGLWGALDRDGQEVIAPRFAALEHDVGNEALRAVLDGRHGYLSLSGELMAGYSEQPLLLAEQAFAGERAVFIARETPPEADTGAPRQILVDALGRPCGDQHFAAITYGAHDDGLLPACAGDAQGMRHGYIGLHGETVIGFRFAAAESFSEGLAAAADMAAPACYGYIDRRGNWAIAPRFDYAGTFHHGLAVASSGAPAPGWRERLHALIRNWRPAPAKDAPLRRYGYIDRRGHYVIAPRYLEARAFSEGLAPVRTERGWCYIDTCGVPVTPDYYQEAGPFKRGVARIGRRFDGPMRFGLVDSGGREIIPPRFERLSYPQRGMVTARDEFGLWGCFTLYGNIVAPFIYRQAHDLQVALAARGRTQVT
- the hemE gene encoding uroporphyrinogen decarboxylase, with the translated sequence MSSSFAPLKNDTFLRALLRQPTEYTPLWLMRQAGRYLPEYNATRKRAGSFLGLAKNPDYATEVTLQPLERFPLDAAILFSDILTVPDAMGLGLYFAEGEGPKFERPLRDEAAVKALRLPEAGSLQYVFDAVTQIRTELNGRVPLIGFSGSPWTLACYMVEGGGSDDFRTIKTMLYQRPDLLHHILKTNAQAVATYLNAQIEAGAQAVMVFDTWGGVLADGAYQAFSLAYLREVWANLKREHNGVRIPSIVFTKGGGLWLEQIAGIGADAVGLDWTVNLGQARARVGAQVALQGNLDPNVLFASPAQIQAEVGKLLQSFGAPGNGHVFNLGHGISQFTPPESVAVLVEAVHEQSRALRQPG
- a CDS encoding primosomal protein N', giving the protein MEHCILKIALDTPLDSCFDYRWQLVTGAGALPQPGHLAIVPFGRREVVGVIVAVSEHSEVSPEKLKDALAVHVQIPPLSRAWLALCQFAADYYHRPLGEVAVPGLPKNLRAIKTTALDKALKKLHTPVTAQVPAKASRAARARAKTADAEVAVVAVAASDMALEEAAVVPEVPAAPCLNPPQQAAVDAIAGAAGFAPFLLYGVTGSGKTEVYLQAAARILARAQPEEAPSQVLILVPEINLTPQWLANVQARFPHLAIAMLHSGLAEGERLAHWLSAHHGRAQIVLGTRLAILASLPHLKLLVVDEEHDPSYKQQEGLRYSARDLAVWRAHQLGIPVVLGSATPSLESWQHVQSGRYRKLELRERAVPDAVLPKVRLIDMERDKPTGGLTATLVKALKLRLERGEQSLLFLNRRGYAPVIACEACGWISNCAHCSAYMVLHKLDHRLRCHHCSCEMRIPRNCPTCGDVDLQPLGRGTQRVEEGLQQMFPTARILRIDADSTRLKGSAQAAFSAVHQGEVDILVGTQMVAKGHDFQNLTLVGVLNPDTALFSQDYRAAERLFAQLMQVAGRAGRRAQKADGSPSEVWIQTRYPQHPLYGALMAHDYERFAQGQLEERGQADLPPFIFQALLRAEARELQLALEFLHASSQLLEYPGITIHDPIPMSMTRVANVERAQLLVESGSRPALQAFLNDWLPLLREIRPRVKWSLEVDPVDI
- a CDS encoding SRPBCC family protein; this translates as MKFHHLIEINDPKNPLVPFLSRAQLWYGLVLRAESPTLFMAHLDQCTLLDRTAEGVSRELRYGTLVIRDRVHFSPQVEVLYEVPAQGDIAASRMTMRIEEPTPEAFFVRFDYEEGSPDAHDAMTDFYNEFRRSAYHEADVETIRTIRRLAEEGRLDRLPS